A genomic region of Cannabis sativa cultivar Pink pepper isolate KNU-18-1 chromosome 1, ASM2916894v1, whole genome shotgun sequence contains the following coding sequences:
- the LOC133034313 gene encoding tRNA (guanine(37)-N1)-methyltransferase 1-like: MGVSRDNFDDDEVKKLVGPQATKNLRFRWTGVCDGESLSPILYKEKLVKTFDSVGFVNFLNLAKMTRPSSRKKKMVDDEEMSGGKNKDKVGRKGFSIVEVVEDGLMEGLWQ; the protein is encoded by the coding sequence TGTCTCGCGCGACAACTTTGACGACGATGAGGTTAAGAAGCTTGTGGGACCCCAAGCAACGAAGAATCTCAGGTTTCGTTGGACAGGCGTATGCGATGGCGAGTCGTTGAGCCCAATTCTATACAAGGAAAAGCTTGTGAAGACGTTTGACTCTGTTGGGTTTGTGAATTTTCTAAACCTTGCTAAGATGACGAGGCCGAGTTCGAGGAAGAAGAAAATGGTTGATGATGAAGAGATGAGTGGAGGGAAGAATAAGGATAAGGTTGGAAGGAAGGGCTTCTCTATTGTAGAGGTTGTTGAGGATGGGTTAATGGAAGGCTTATGGCagtga
- the LOC115707614 gene encoding uncharacterized protein LOC115707614 yields MANGNNAFGKTICSICYEDLKPIVEDLQAISICGHVFHELCLQQWFEYCSNTKKCTCPVCKQSCKGKDAARLYFQSIGDSVVTQSQRPILDSGEDPETLRREVRRLEAKVLGLDSVLERLGKDNKELTQELCICKEQEKKETTSKNEALKQNALLQQLLNRKTEELGRSTSECLRLQERNMALAKELAALKLVSDLDLDEDEVQKLASFGNGGNSQDTIDILRRSLVMRNKTYKELMTKCNVLGRGESRSIKKLEKAKGKIDKLKARIKEMEIAIEIKDNQVLRELKASKKACYEEVIKNGTNSKSGSLANIDVLEDQSKQTSATTLKLNQLGGVQDDLLYPIKVQNCVATNDIDVHMACDNDEDDCSVIGVNFSKFLTPIHGSPNPDTKDQTTEDILAPKSTQVMSSATYDVKKEASARAHRNLGGTTSPRTSVENTSKTFAADIDEDVTVLFDDVPQVKPMLNIRKESSTPISHSNSGDVCFSGGLLGPDGTNRYLGKWCKRSQNNETRQGQSTSNGDLIAVGADGRGGRIKVLRSLNQSSADWKANSVGSKRCKLGSKTNSQQSRGCLQIEHFFSRANN; encoded by the exons ATGGCCAATGGCAACAACGCCTTTGGGAAAACCATTTGCTCAATCTGCTACGAAGATCTGAAGCCTATTGTTGAAGATCTTCAAGCTATCTCCATTTGCGGTCATGTCTTCCACGAGCTATG CCTGCAGCAGTGGTTCGAATACTGTTCAAACACGAAGAAATGCACTTGTCCTGTGTGCAAGCAGAGCTGCAAGGGCAAAGATGCAGCTCGGCTATACTTTCAGTCAATTGGGGATTCTGTTGTCACACAAAGTCAGAGACCAATCCTCGATTCTGGAGAAGATCCCGAGACACTGCGCAGAGAGGTGCGAAGATTGGAAGCCAAGGTTCTAGGGCTTGATTCGGTCTTGGAACGACTGGGGAAGGACAACAAAGAGCTAACTCAGGAG CTTTGTATTTGTAAggaacaagaaaaaaaagaaacaacatCAAAGAATGAGGCCTTGAAACAAAATGCATTACTGCAGCAACTGCTAAATCGGAAAACTGAG GAGCTTGGTAGATCGACTTCAGAGTGCTTAAGGTTGCAAGAAAGGAATATGGCTTTGGCCAAAGAACTAGCAGCATTAAAATT GGTttctgatctggacctagacgaAGATGAGGTCCAAAAACTTGCCTCCTTTGGTAATGGTGGTAATAGTCAAGATACAATAGACATCCTACGAAGGTCTTTGGTGATGCGTAACAA GACTTACAAAGAATTGATGACCAAGTGCAATGTTCTTGGACGGGGGGAGTCACGATCTATTAAAAAACTAGAGAAGGCTAAAGGAAAGATAGATAAATTGAAG GCAAGGATAAAGGAAATGGAGATAGCTATTGAAATAAAAGATAATCAAGTTCTGAGGGAGTTGAAAGCTTCAAAGAAAGCTTGTTACGAAGAGGTCATTAAAAATGGTACCAACAGTAAATCTGGCTCCTTAGCCAACATTGATGTATTAGAAGACCAAAGTAAACAAACTTCTGCGACAACACTTAAATTGAACCAGTTGGGAGGAGTGCAAGATGATTTATTGTATCCTATAAAAGTACAAAACTGTGTTGCAACTAATGATATTGATGTACACATGGCTTGTGATAATGACGAAGATGATTGCTCAGTAATAGGTGTgaatttttcgaaattccttaCGCCCATACATGGTAGTCCAAATCCTGATACAAAAGATCAAACAACTGAGGATATTCTTGCACCGAAGTCTACTCAGGTAATGTCTAGTGCAACTTATGATGTGAAAAAGGAAGCTTCAGCGCGTGCACACAGAAACCTGGGTGGTACTACGAGTCCAAGAACTAGTGTAGAGAATACCTCCAAGACCTTTGCTGCTGACATTGATGAGGATGTGACGGTGCTTTTTGACGATGTTCCTCAAGTCAAGCCCATGCTTAACATTAGAAAAGAATCTTCAACCCCAATATCACACTCAAATTCAG GAGATGTATGTTTCTCTGGAGGATTGCTTGGTCCTGATGGAACAAACAGGTACTTGGGTAAGTGGTGCAAGCGTAGCCAGAATAATGAAACAAGACAAGGTCAAAGCACTAGTAATGGTGATTTAATTGCTGTTGGTGCTGATGGAAGAGGCGGTAGAATCAAAGTTCTAAGATCTTTGAACCAATCATCAGCG GATTGGAAGGCTAATTCAGTTGGGTCAAAAAGGTGCAAATTAGGATCCAAGACAAATAGTCAACAGTCCCGTGGATGCTTGCAAATTGAACATTTCTTCAGTCGAGCgaataattaa
- the LOC115706389 gene encoding exocyst complex component SEC10b isoform X2: MKESNDGFKNDKLSKSSSVNSLPLILDIEDFKGDFSFDALFGNLVNDLLPSFQEEDTDPSEGHSNINGSDALANGHLRGPPDAAKSAQGVSGPLFPEVDKLLSLFKDSCKELVDLRKQIDGRLNSLKKEVSSQDSKHRKTLTELEKGVDGLFDSFARLDSRISSVGQTAAKIGDHLQSADSQRETASQTIELIKYLMEFNGSPGDLMELSPLFSDDSRVAEAASIAQKLRSFAEEDIGRQSITVPSVAGNATASRGLEVAVANLQDYCNELENRLLSRFDAASQRRELSTMAECAKILSQFNRGTSAMQHYVATRPMFINVEVMNADTRLVLGDHTSQATPSNVARGLASLYKEITDTVRKEAATIMAVFPSPNDVMAILVQRVLEQRVTALLDKLLVKPSLVNLPPMEEGGLLLYLRMLAVAYEKTQELARDLRAVGCGDLDVEGLTESLFSAHKDEYPEHEQASLRQLYQAKMAELRAESQLSDSTGTIGRSRGAAAVSSHQQISVTVVTEFVRWNEEAISRCSLFSTQPATLATNVKAVFTCLLDQVSQYITEGLERARDGLTEAAALRERFLLGTSVSRRVAAAAASAAEAAAAAGESSFRSFMVSVQRCGSSVAIVQQFFANSISRLLLPVDGAHAASCEEMATAMSSAEGAAYKGLQQCIETVMAEVERLLSAEQKTTDYRSPDDGIAPDHRPTNACTRVVAYLSRVLESAFTALEGLNKQAFLTELGNRLHKGLLNHWQKFTFNPSGGLRLKRDITEYGEFVRSFNAPSVDEKFELLGIMANVFIVAPESLSTLFEGTPSIRKDAQRFIQLREDYKSAKLAARLSSLWPSSS; this comes from the exons ATGAAAGAGAGCAATGATGGATTTAAGAATGATAAGCTCTCAAAATCTTCATCTGTCAACTCTCTGCCTCTCATATTGGACATAGAAGATTTCAAG GGGGACTTTTCTTTTGATGCATTGTTTGGAAACTTGGTGAATGATCTCCTTCCCTCTTTCCAAGAAGAAGATACAGATCCATCTGAAGGACATAGCAACATCAACGGGAGTGATGCATTGGCAAATGGTCATTTACGAGGGCCACCGGATGCAGCCAAATCAGCACAAGGAGTGTCTGGCCCACTATTTCCTGAAGTGGATAAGCTCTTATCTTTGTTCAAAGATTCTTGTAAGGAATTGGTTGATCTTCGGAAACAG ATTGATGGACGACTTAATAGTCTTAAGAAGGAGGTTTCTTCACAAGATTCTAAGCACCGGAAAACACTCACTGAG CTAGAAAAAGGTGTAGATGGCTTGTTTGATAGCTTTGCAAGATTAGATTCACGTATTTCAAGTGTTGGACAGACGGCTGCTAAAATTGGAGATCATTTGCAG AGTGCAGATTCTCAGAGGGAAACTGCTAGTCAGACAATAGAACTAATAAAG TACTTGATGGAGTTCAATGGCAGCCCGGGTGACCTGATGGAACTTTCTCCGCTATTTTCTGATGATAGCCGTGTTGCTGAGGCTGCATCAATTGCTCAAAAATTAA GGTCATTTGCAGAGGAAGACATTGGAAGGCAAAGCATAACTGTACCATCAGTTGCAGGCAATGCAACAGCTAGCAGAGGACTGGAAGTTGCAGTCGCTAATCTTCAGGATTATTGCAATG aaCTGGAAAACAGATTGCTGTCTCGATTTGATGCTGCATCGCAAAGAAGGGAATTATCTACTATGGCTGAATGTGCTAAAATTTTATCTCAG TTTAACAGGGGTACTAGTGCCATGCAACATTATGTGGCAACTCGTCCAATGTTTATCAACGTGGAAGTCATGAATGCAGATACAAGATTGGTTCTTGGTGACCATACTTCACAGGCCACTCCTAGCAATGTTGCTCGTGGGCTTGCTTCTTTGTACAAAGAAATCACAG ATACTGTACGTAAAGAGGCTGCAACAATTATGGCTGTTTTCCCTTCTCCTAATGATGTCATGGCTATTTTAGTTCAG CGAGTTTTAGAGCAGAGGGTTACAGCCCTTCTGGACAAACTATTAGTGAAACCCTCTCTTGTAAATCTACCTCCTATGGAAGAAGGTGGACTTCTTTTG TATCTTAGAATGCTGGCAGTGGCTTACGAAAAGACTCAAGAACTTGCTAGAGATCTACGTGCCGTGGGATGTGGTGACTTGGATGTTGAAG GCCTCACAGAATCTCTGTTTTCTGCTCACAAGGATGAATATCCTGAACACGAGCAGGCCTCACTTAGACAACTTTATCAAGCGAAG ATGGCAGAATTGCGTGCTGAAAGCCAGCTATCTGACTCAACTGGAACAATTGGGCGCTCAAGAGGAGCTGCAGCAGTGTCTTCTCACCAGCAAATATCTGTCACTGTTGTGACAGAATTTGTGCGGTGGAATGAAGAAGCAATTTCCCGATGCAGTTTGTTTTCAACTCAG CCTGCTACCCTTGCAACCAATGTTAAAGCAGTGTTCACTTGTCTACTGGACCAA GTCAGTCAATATATAACAGAGGGGCTTGAAAGGGCTAGAGATGGTCTTACAGAAGCTGCGGCCTTGAGGGAAAGATTTTTACTGGGCACTAGTGTTAGTAGAAGGGTGGCTGCTGCTGCTGCATCTGCT GCAgaagctgctgctgctgctgggGAAAGCAGCTTTAGATCTTTTATGGTTTCTGTGCAACGTTGTGGCAGTAGTGTGGCTATAGTTCAGCAA TTCTTTGCCAATTCTATATCTCGGCTTCTCCTACCTGTGGACGGTGCGCATGCTGCTTCTTGTGAAGAAATGGCAACAGCTATGTCTAGTGCAGAAGGAGCGGCCTATAAAGGCCTTCAACAATGCATTGAAACTGTCATGGCTGAG GTGGAGCGGTTACTTTCAGCCGAACAAAAGACAACGGATTATCGTTCACCTGATGATGGAATAGCTCCTGATCATAGGCCAACAAATGCTTGCACAAG AGTGGTAGCTTATCTTTCCCGTGTACTAGAATCTGCATTCACAGCTCTTGAAGGCCTTAACAAACAAGCATTTCTCACTGAACTG GGAAACCGCTTGCATAAAGGGCTGCTTAATCATTGGCAGAAGTTCACTTTTAATCCCAG CGGAGGTCTGCGGCTGAAGCGTGACATAACAGAGTATGGAGAATTTGTGCGTAGTTTCAATGCTCCTTCCGTTGATGAGAAGTTTGAGTTGCTGGGCAT
- the LOC115706389 gene encoding exocyst complex component SEC10b isoform X1 gives MKESNDGFKNDKLSKSSSVNSLPLILDIEDFKGDFSFDALFGNLVNDLLPSFQEEDTDPSEGHSNINGSDALANGHLRGPPDAAKSAQGVSGPLFPEVDKLLSLFKDSCKELVDLRKQIDGRLNSLKKEVSSQDSKHRKTLTELEKGVDGLFDSFARLDSRISSVGQTAAKIGDHLQSADSQRETASQTIELIKYLMEFNGSPGDLMELSPLFSDDSRVAEAASIAQKLRSFAEEDIGRQSITVPSVAGNATASRGLEVAVANLQDYCNELENRLLSRFDAASQRRELSTMAECAKILSQFNRGTSAMQHYVATRPMFINVEVMNADTRLVLGDHTSQATPSNVARGLASLYKEITDTVRKEAATIMAVFPSPNDVMAILVQRVLEQRVTALLDKLLVKPSLVNLPPMEEGGLLLYLRMLAVAYEKTQELARDLRAVGCGDLDVEGLTESLFSAHKDEYPEHEQASLRQLYQAKMAELRAESQLSDSTGTIGRSRGAAAVSSHQQISVTVVTEFVRWNEEAISRCSLFSTQPATLATNVKAVFTCLLDQVSQYITEGLERARDGLTEAAALRERFLLGTSVSRRVAAAAASAAEAAAAAGESSFRSFMVSVQRCGSSVAIVQQFFANSISRLLLPVDGAHAASCEEMATAMSSAEGAAYKGLQQCIETVMAEVERLLSAEQKTTDYRSPDDGIAPDHRPTNACTRVVAYLSRVLESAFTALEGLNKQAFLTELGNRLHKGLLNHWQKFTFNPSGGLRLKRDITEYGEFVRSFNAPSVDEKFELLGIMANVFIVAPESLSTLFEGTPSIRKDAQRYYWWYYEDCVFPSSLHCDKLLIWLPLRFIQLREDYKSAKLAARLSSLWPSSS, from the exons ATGAAAGAGAGCAATGATGGATTTAAGAATGATAAGCTCTCAAAATCTTCATCTGTCAACTCTCTGCCTCTCATATTGGACATAGAAGATTTCAAG GGGGACTTTTCTTTTGATGCATTGTTTGGAAACTTGGTGAATGATCTCCTTCCCTCTTTCCAAGAAGAAGATACAGATCCATCTGAAGGACATAGCAACATCAACGGGAGTGATGCATTGGCAAATGGTCATTTACGAGGGCCACCGGATGCAGCCAAATCAGCACAAGGAGTGTCTGGCCCACTATTTCCTGAAGTGGATAAGCTCTTATCTTTGTTCAAAGATTCTTGTAAGGAATTGGTTGATCTTCGGAAACAG ATTGATGGACGACTTAATAGTCTTAAGAAGGAGGTTTCTTCACAAGATTCTAAGCACCGGAAAACACTCACTGAG CTAGAAAAAGGTGTAGATGGCTTGTTTGATAGCTTTGCAAGATTAGATTCACGTATTTCAAGTGTTGGACAGACGGCTGCTAAAATTGGAGATCATTTGCAG AGTGCAGATTCTCAGAGGGAAACTGCTAGTCAGACAATAGAACTAATAAAG TACTTGATGGAGTTCAATGGCAGCCCGGGTGACCTGATGGAACTTTCTCCGCTATTTTCTGATGATAGCCGTGTTGCTGAGGCTGCATCAATTGCTCAAAAATTAA GGTCATTTGCAGAGGAAGACATTGGAAGGCAAAGCATAACTGTACCATCAGTTGCAGGCAATGCAACAGCTAGCAGAGGACTGGAAGTTGCAGTCGCTAATCTTCAGGATTATTGCAATG aaCTGGAAAACAGATTGCTGTCTCGATTTGATGCTGCATCGCAAAGAAGGGAATTATCTACTATGGCTGAATGTGCTAAAATTTTATCTCAG TTTAACAGGGGTACTAGTGCCATGCAACATTATGTGGCAACTCGTCCAATGTTTATCAACGTGGAAGTCATGAATGCAGATACAAGATTGGTTCTTGGTGACCATACTTCACAGGCCACTCCTAGCAATGTTGCTCGTGGGCTTGCTTCTTTGTACAAAGAAATCACAG ATACTGTACGTAAAGAGGCTGCAACAATTATGGCTGTTTTCCCTTCTCCTAATGATGTCATGGCTATTTTAGTTCAG CGAGTTTTAGAGCAGAGGGTTACAGCCCTTCTGGACAAACTATTAGTGAAACCCTCTCTTGTAAATCTACCTCCTATGGAAGAAGGTGGACTTCTTTTG TATCTTAGAATGCTGGCAGTGGCTTACGAAAAGACTCAAGAACTTGCTAGAGATCTACGTGCCGTGGGATGTGGTGACTTGGATGTTGAAG GCCTCACAGAATCTCTGTTTTCTGCTCACAAGGATGAATATCCTGAACACGAGCAGGCCTCACTTAGACAACTTTATCAAGCGAAG ATGGCAGAATTGCGTGCTGAAAGCCAGCTATCTGACTCAACTGGAACAATTGGGCGCTCAAGAGGAGCTGCAGCAGTGTCTTCTCACCAGCAAATATCTGTCACTGTTGTGACAGAATTTGTGCGGTGGAATGAAGAAGCAATTTCCCGATGCAGTTTGTTTTCAACTCAG CCTGCTACCCTTGCAACCAATGTTAAAGCAGTGTTCACTTGTCTACTGGACCAA GTCAGTCAATATATAACAGAGGGGCTTGAAAGGGCTAGAGATGGTCTTACAGAAGCTGCGGCCTTGAGGGAAAGATTTTTACTGGGCACTAGTGTTAGTAGAAGGGTGGCTGCTGCTGCTGCATCTGCT GCAgaagctgctgctgctgctgggGAAAGCAGCTTTAGATCTTTTATGGTTTCTGTGCAACGTTGTGGCAGTAGTGTGGCTATAGTTCAGCAA TTCTTTGCCAATTCTATATCTCGGCTTCTCCTACCTGTGGACGGTGCGCATGCTGCTTCTTGTGAAGAAATGGCAACAGCTATGTCTAGTGCAGAAGGAGCGGCCTATAAAGGCCTTCAACAATGCATTGAAACTGTCATGGCTGAG GTGGAGCGGTTACTTTCAGCCGAACAAAAGACAACGGATTATCGTTCACCTGATGATGGAATAGCTCCTGATCATAGGCCAACAAATGCTTGCACAAG AGTGGTAGCTTATCTTTCCCGTGTACTAGAATCTGCATTCACAGCTCTTGAAGGCCTTAACAAACAAGCATTTCTCACTGAACTG GGAAACCGCTTGCATAAAGGGCTGCTTAATCATTGGCAGAAGTTCACTTTTAATCCCAG CGGAGGTCTGCGGCTGAAGCGTGACATAACAGAGTATGGAGAATTTGTGCGTAGTTTCAATGCTCCTTCCGTTGATGAGAAGTTTGAGTTGCTGGGCAT